The following proteins are co-located in the Maridesulfovibrio sp. genome:
- a CDS encoding D-amino-acid transaminase — MSRIVYVNGAYVPEEEAMVSVFDRGFLFADGIYEVTAVVDGKICEWEGHIGRLERSLGEIDMAMPMGADELLEVHREMVKRNDLEEGAIYLQVTRGATDRDFVMPEGLEQTVVLFTQAKKLTGAKSGLRVISVPDIRWGRRDIKTVQLLAASLVKTEAKKKGKDDAWMVEDGFVTEGSSNNTYIVTKDGKIITRNLSNSILPGITRKSVLRLVEELDIKIEERPFTIEEAQNAAEAFMTAATSFVTPVIEVDGVELNGGTPGPVSKRLGEVYIEESRKASI, encoded by the coding sequence ATGAGTCGTATTGTATACGTAAATGGTGCTTACGTACCTGAAGAAGAGGCAATGGTTTCTGTTTTTGACCGTGGTTTTCTGTTTGCTGACGGTATTTATGAAGTTACCGCTGTTGTGGATGGAAAAATCTGTGAATGGGAAGGCCATATCGGTCGTCTTGAGCGTTCTCTTGGTGAAATCGACATGGCTATGCCGATGGGTGCTGATGAACTGCTCGAAGTTCACCGCGAAATGGTTAAGCGCAACGATCTTGAAGAAGGTGCTATTTACCTGCAGGTTACCCGCGGCGCTACTGACCGTGATTTCGTTATGCCCGAAGGTCTTGAGCAGACAGTTGTTCTCTTTACTCAGGCAAAGAAACTTACCGGTGCAAAATCAGGTCTGCGTGTGATCTCTGTTCCCGATATCCGTTGGGGCCGCCGTGACATCAAGACCGTTCAGCTTCTGGCTGCTTCTCTGGTTAAGACTGAAGCCAAGAAGAAAGGTAAGGATGATGCGTGGATGGTTGAGGACGGCTTTGTAACAGAAGGTTCTTCCAACAATACCTACATTGTTACCAAAGACGGAAAGATCATTACCCGCAACCTTTCCAATTCAATTCTTCCCGGCATTACCCGTAAGTCCGTACTTCGTCTTGTTGAAGAGCTGGATATAAAAATTGAAGAGCGTCCCTTCACTATTGAAGAAGCTCAGAATGCAGCTGAGGCTTTCATGACTGCTGCCACTTCTTTTGTTACTCCCGTTATTGAAGTAGATGGAGTAGAGCTTAACGGTGGCACCCCCGGTCCGGTAAGCAAGCGTCTTGGCGAAGTTTATATTGAGGAAAGCCGTAAAGCTTCCATCTAA